GCGTGAAACTGACATTGCTGGACGTTATGGTGGCGAAGAATATGTGGTTATATTGATTAACTGTAGTGCTGAACAGGCATATCATTTTGCTGAGCGCTTACGGACTAAAGTTGAGCAAACCGTGGTTGAACATCAAGGTTTCAAGGTTAACTATACCGTTAGTTTAGGGATATGTGAGCTTGCCGATACCATAGTTAATCATAGTCAATGGATAGAGTTAGCAGACCAAGGTTTGTATCGTTCAAAAGAGTCTGGTCGCAATACAGCAACAATTTATACGCGTAACTAGCGTTCTATTTTACTAGGACGAATGTAGGATTAACAAAAAGGCGTCTTGTGGTGAGACGCCTTTTTGTATTTTACTAATCTATCAACTCGCTTACTATTTTTTGCACGGTGCGCAGCTCGTTTATTGTGTTGGTTAGGTTATTAATCGAGGGCTCGTTTAAAAGCAAGTCATCAAGTTCAGCTAAGGTTTGTCTGGCGCTAGCCATCAACTGTTCGCCTAGCTCGGTAAAGACTATTTGCTTTTGCTTACCGACTCCGTCTAATTGCTCTAAATAGCCAAGCCTAACCATTTCTTTAACGGTTTTCGCGACCATTTGTCGAGACACACCCAGCTTTCGGGCGATCTCTGAGCCATAATTGACATCACATTCCAAAGCACTTAAAAAATTCAATGTTGAACTCGTCGCTGCCGGAAACCCTTTATTAGTCAGAGTATTAGCAAGGTGTTCACTGATCAAATGATTCATACGCGAACTGATCATTACCAAGTTTAACGACAGGCTTTCCACCATAGGTGTGCCTCTTTTTGTCAACCTTGTTGACATGTGTATTCCTCTTGTCTACCCTTATGTCAACCGAGTATACATAAGGACCTAACTATGTTCACACTAAAAAATACTTTACTAGCTAATGCCACGAGTTGTATTTTATTTGGGTTAGCCTTTGTGATCTGGCCACTAAGCATCGCAAATTGGCTAAGCGCTACTAGCCCGGCACCCGAGCTCATATTACAAATGGTTGGTGCAATCTTGGTACTAAATGGCGCGCATCTACTTTGGGCTGCATCACGACAAAAACCTAACTCGTTATTAGTTAAATATTTTGCGATTGGCGATTTTAGCTGGGTGGTTGCAACTGGGGGATTAATCAGTTTAGGTGTGGCGGTGACCAGTAGTGCAGGCGTAATACTAGCTTTGCTGGTCGCTTTAGTTGTGGGGATGTTTGGGATTTTGCAATGGCGGTTTAGTGCCTGTACAGACAACTAATGACATCTTGAATTAGCGAGTCAATGAGTTAATAACCAGAGACTCGCCCAATAGACAATCAATCGCTATTTACAATCGCGGCGATATAAACGATCAAGGTTGATCACTACACTGTCTAATGCAAGGTCAAACTTGTCGCGATCCATCTTGTTGTATGCCTTAAATAAACGGTCGACTGCTTGATCTAATTTGAACTCTTTTTCGACTTTAGTTAGTAGATCTAAAGCATCCAGTAAATCACCTAAAGCTTTGTCTAA
This genomic window from Saccharobesus litoralis contains:
- a CDS encoding helix-turn-helix domain-containing protein, with product MSTRLTKRGTPMVESLSLNLVMISSRMNHLISEHLANTLTNKGFPAATSSTLNFLSALECDVNYGSEIARKLGVSRQMVAKTVKEMVRLGYLEQLDGVGKQKQIVFTELGEQLMASARQTLAELDDLLLNEPSINNLTNTINELRTVQKIVSELID